A genomic segment from Cucurbita pepo subsp. pepo cultivar mu-cu-16 unplaced genomic scaffold, ASM280686v2 Cp4.1_scaffold000365, whole genome shotgun sequence encodes:
- the LOC111785088 gene encoding auxin-responsive protein IAA14-like: MHMQRTLILFCSIYYFSPTQNCKKLYHNTQRSQEFFIEVCRKMVNMLETDLCLGLPGGGGGGGGGEPETPKGNGKRGFSETVDLKLNIQSKPVVTVDLSTTQNMKSTDSEDLSSKDPAKPPAKAQVVGWPPVRSYRKNAMSQKSPDGEEKGSGSAMFVKVCMDGAPYLRKVDLKTYKSYQELSNALAKMFSSFTMAGEYGAQGMIDFMNESKLMDLLNSSEYVPTYEDKDGDWMLVGDVPWEMFVDSCKRLRIMKGSEAIGLAPRAMEKCKSRS; encoded by the exons ATGCACATGCAACGCACCTTAATATTATTCTGCTCCATATATTATTTCTCTCCCACTCAAAATTGCAAAAAATTATATCACAACACACAGCGCTCTCAGGAATTTTTCATTGAGGTTTGCCGGAAAATGGTCAACATGCTTGAAACTGATCTCTGTCTCGGGCTTCccggcggcggaggcggcggcggaggtggAGAGCCGGAGACTCCAAAAGGTAATGGAAAAAGAGGATTCTCTGAGACGGTTGATCTGAAACTCAATATCCAATCTAAGCCTGTGGTTACCGTCGATCTGAGTACCACACAGAACATGAAGAGTACTGATTCAGAGGATCTTAGCTCCAAGGATCCTGCAAAGCCACCTGCCAA ggCACAAGTCGTGGGGTGGCCACCAGTCCGTTCCTACCGAAAGAACGCGATGTCTCAAAAGAGTCCCGATGGCGAAGAAAAGGGTAGTGGCTCGGCTATGTTCGTCAAAGTTTGTATGGATGGCGCACCGTATCTACGAAAGGTGGACCTAAAGACGTACAAAAGCTACCAAGAGCTCTCGAATGCTTTGGCCAAGATGTTCAGCTCCTTCACCATGGCGG GTGAGTACGGGGCCCAAGGAATGATAGATTTCATGAACGAAAGCAAGTTGATGGATCTTCTAAACAGCTCTGAATACGTGCCAACCTATGAAGATAAGGATGGTGATTGGATGCTGGTGGGAGATGTCCCATGGGA GATGTTCGTTGATTCATGCAAGCGCTTAAGGATAATGAAGGGATCGGAAGCTATCGGGCTCG CCCCAAGAGCGATGGAAAAATGCAAAAGCAGAAGCTGA